GCCCGCGTCGGCCTGGAGGTGCTCGGCGCCCTGGAGGCCGCGCACGCCGCGGGCATCCTGCACCGGGACGTCAAGCCGGACAACATCCTGCTCGGCCGGCACGGCCGGACCGTGCTCACCGACTTCGGCATCGCCCAGATCGAGGGCGAGACCAGTCTGACCGACACCGGCGGCTTCGTCGGCTCGCCCGAGTACATCGCGCCGGAGCGCGTGCTGGGGCAGCGGCCCGGCCCGGCCAGCGACCTGTGGTCCCTCGGCGTGGTGCTGTACGCGGCCACCGAGGGCGTCTCGCCGTTCCGCCGCAGCAACACCCCGGCCACCCTCCAGTCGGTCCTGAACGCCGCCCCGGCGCCGCCCGCCGCCGCGCCCGGCCCGCTCGCCGAGGCCATCACCGCCCTGCTGCGCAAGGATCCCGCCCAGCGCCCGGACGCCGCCCGGGTCCGCGCCCTGCTGACGGCCGCCGCCGCGCCGCCCGTGCCGGCGCCCACCCAGGAGGTCCGGTACGTCGAGCGTCCCCGGCGCGGGATCCGCCTGGGCCGTACGGCCTGGCTCGGGCTGGGCGCGGCGGTCGTGGTGGGCGCGATGGCCGCCTACCTGGCGGTCGCGCGGCCGTTCGCGGGGCCGCTGCCGGACGGCTGGACGACCCACCAGGAGAAGGACGTCGCGGCGACGCTCGCCGTGCCCGCCGACTACCAGCGCACCCTGCCCGACCGGAAGTCCGACGACGGCCACTGGGTGACGTACACGGACTGGAGCGGCAGCGTGTGGGTGACGCTGTCGCTGGCCAGGCAGGCGGAGGACAAGAGCCACGAGATAGCGGGCTCGGCCGCGGCCGAGATGTACCAGGACGACGCCGAGTTCAAGAAGCGCGGCGACTACGGTCTCGACATGCCCGCGGACGCGCGGACCGCCCCCGACGACAACGCGACGTTCCACGGGCGCAAGGCCGCCGGGAACACGGTCGTCTACACCACCGACGACTCGCAGCACCCGCGCCCGCGCGAGGTGCGGGTCTTCTACTACCGCACCGGCGGCGGCGACATGTACCGGCTCACCGTGGGCTACCCCGGCAAGGGCGACTTCACCGAGCGGGGCCGGGAGGTGGCCCGGACGGCGATCGCCCAGCTGGACGTCGACACGCTGTGAGCCGGTGACGGCCGCGGGCGCGCGCGTGCGCTGCCGGAGCGGGATGCGCGGGGCGGGAGCGGGGTGCGCGCGGCGGGAGGGGGATGTGCGAGACGCGAGCGGGATGTGCGGGGCGGGAGCCGGGCGTGCGTCGGGCGTGCGCCGCGGGCGGGAAAAGAGCCCTGATCAGCGGGTTTGTTGCCAGTGATCGCTGGCGGCATGTGTGCGGTCGGTGAAACCCCGTTACCGACGGGTACACAAACCCGCGGCCACGTCATACCCTGCCGTTCATGACGGACGCGCAGGCCCCGGCACAGACCGGCACGAATCCTTCGGCCCCCGCCCCCGCGGGCGCCCGTACCGCCGCGGACG
The sequence above is drawn from the Streptomyces sp. SAT1 genome and encodes:
- a CDS encoding serine/threonine-protein kinase is translated as MSDNGGAQHEPYAPYEPHESTSSFVLRPPDPQPRVPHPQNPYAAPTAPAAPVAPATPVPPAFPAAPPAHVPAQAPDPGTGRLIAGRYRLLAKLGHGGMGTVWRAEDETVDREVAVKEPRVPEHLPERERANAFERMRREARAAARLDHPAVVNVHDVAVVDGQPWIVMELVRGRSLGAALQEGTLDAREAARVGLEVLGALEAAHAAGILHRDVKPDNILLGRHGRTVLTDFGIAQIEGETSLTDTGGFVGSPEYIAPERVLGQRPGPASDLWSLGVVLYAATEGVSPFRRSNTPATLQSVLNAAPAPPAAAPGPLAEAITALLRKDPAQRPDAARVRALLTAAAAPPVPAPTQEVRYVERPRRGIRLGRTAWLGLGAAVVVGAMAAYLAVARPFAGPLPDGWTTHQEKDVAATLAVPADYQRTLPDRKSDDGHWVTYTDWSGSVWVTLSLARQAEDKSHEIAGSAAAEMYQDDAEFKKRGDYGLDMPADARTAPDDNATFHGRKAAGNTVVYTTDDSQHPRPREVRVFYYRTGGGDMYRLTVGYPGKGDFTERGREVARTAIAQLDVDTL